The segment GAACGCCGGTAACAGTGCCGCCGAGGCGAAGTTCAAGGAGATCAACGAGGCGTACGAGGTGCTCGGCGACGAAGACAAGCGTCGCAAGTACGACGAACTCGGCGCCAACTGGAAGGCCTACGAGCAGGCGCAGCGCGCGGGGTACGACCCGTCGGCCGGCGGCGGGAACCCGTTCGGCGGCGGCAATCCGTTCGGCGGACAGAGCGGCCCTCGCAGCGTCACGCCCGAGGAGTTCCAGGAGATGTTCGGGGGCGGCGGCGGCGCCAATCCCTTCTCCGACTTCTTCACGACGTTCTTCGGCGGACAGGGCGAGGGCCAGCCGCGTGGTCGATCCCGTGCGCGAGCACGGCGTCAGCCCGCGGCGCCCGAGCACGAACTGCCCGTGAGCCTCGAAGAAGCGTTCACGGGCACCACGCGGCGCGTCACGCTCACGGGTCCCGAGGGCGAGCGTTCGCTCGAAGTGCGCTTCCCCGCCGGCATCCGCGAGGGTCAGAAGGTCCGCGCGGCATCGGGCGGTGGCGACGTCTACTTCCGCGTGCGGCTCGCGCCCCATGCCCGCTTCGAACCGCGCGGCGACAACGACCTCGCCACGCGCGTGTCGATCCCGATTCCGACGGC is part of the Acidobacteriota bacterium genome and harbors:
- a CDS encoding J domain-containing protein, with translation MEFRDYYATLGVSRTASAREIKQAFRRLARKHHPDVNAGNSAAEAKFKEINEAYEVLGDEDKRRKYDELGANWKAYEQAQRAGYDPSAGGGNPFGGGNPFGGQSGPRSVTPEEFQEMFGGGGGANPFSDFFTTFFGGQGEGQPRGRSRARARRQPAAPEHELPVSLEEAFTGTTRRVTLTGPEGERSLEVRFPAGIREGQKVRAASGGGDVYFRVRLAPHARFEPRGDNDLATRVSIPIPTAVLGGEVEVMPLVGTRIRARVPAGTRSGAVLRLRGHGRPVLGKSGQRGDLLVTLDLQVPTELTPEERSHYEALAALRTQPA